In Balearica regulorum gibbericeps isolate bBalReg1 chromosome 2, bBalReg1.pri, whole genome shotgun sequence, one DNA window encodes the following:
- the CRYGN gene encoding gamma-crystallin N: MSQYSGKITFYEGKCFTGRKLEVCGSCSSFQDRGFLNRVNSICVQSGAWVCFDHPDFRGQQYILEHGEYPDFYRWNSRSDHLGSCRPVGMHGEHYRIEIFEGSHFSGPSLELMEDCSFLQGQGWDKTCINALKVYGDGAWVLYEEPNYRGRMYVVERGEFSSFNAWQARSATVQSIRRVINYF, translated from the exons ATGTCTCAATACTCAGGAAAA aTCACTTTTTACGAAGGCAAATGCTTCACGGGCAGAAAGCTGGAGGTCtgtggcagctgcagcagcttccaGGACCGAGGTTTCCTCAACCGGGTCAACTCCATCTGCGTCCAGAGCGGGGCTTGGGTCTGCTTTGATCACCCCGACTTCCGAGGGCAGCAGTACATCCTGGAGCACGGCGAGTACCCCGACTTCTATCGCTGGAACAGCCGCAGCGACCACCTGGGCTCCTGCCGGCCCGTCGGGATG CACGGCGAGCATTACAGGATCGAAATATTCGAGGGGAGCCATTTTAGCGGTCCCAGCCTGGAGCTGATGGAGGATTGCTCCTTCCTGCAGGGACAAGGCTGGGACAAGACCTGCATCAACGCCCTCAAAGTGTACGGCGACGGCGC GTGGGTGCTGTATGAGGAGCCCAACTATCGAGGCCGTATGTATGTGGTGGAGCGGGGCGAGTTCAGCAGCTTCAATGCATGGCAGGCGCGCAGTGCAACCGTCCAGTCCATCAGAAGAGTCATAAACTACTTCTAG